From a single Silene latifolia isolate original U9 population chromosome 6, ASM4854445v1, whole genome shotgun sequence genomic region:
- the LOC141588483 gene encoding protein FAR1-RELATED SEQUENCE 5-like translates to MSDPTSNVTSSSCNDLHVFAITSKDSNDIVESSITSTVLIEPPDASSSIPHVEQHSVPSRVHQLLLDSTPGGSELWTRNVASEFKPYIGQLFGTLEEAISFYDVYAEAYGFEPRKSSKKRSVSGDVKYKFVVCNREGFRDRKRKATVLDSGKEQATPRPFDIRNTKLTRIGCTAMIEFRYNGDGYVVFQFREWHNHRLCSLRNQQFQKKHRHLHLYHKKTIIDHSRVNQGPTRAFRNVKEYVDGYENVRAQLVDFKNFGRDIKCFIGDRDAQLFVNYFEDKRDTTEGFYFAYEVDFGKCLVRAFWCDAESRRNYALFGDYITYDPTYSTNKYCMLFTPFTGVDHHKRSVTFASVLLFHEDEDSFKWVFQKFLDAMGQREPHCIITDQCLGIKRVCVFVFKHAKRRYCMWHIMQKLTDKVGPAISREIDFVSHWNAIVWDAELEPLEFEEKWCQLVNEHNLDGNSWLSTMFRKRGKWIPTYFRDVPMGCLLRTTQRSESQNNFFKRFENAHGTHVEFLIRFQSAIDVQRHTQKQLDRDDDCTLPQLATSLKLEAHASKVYTNAAFSDFQVEASASICSLSVGGFTPPANGVELIGIVDARTQKTYQVVYNSLTNDAECSCKLFNRKGIICRHIIWVYPGKQVHTLPDKYILMRWTKNAHKISLYGPHGELIEDFDATDLRKMEMCKLWVKLNPQSESMTKEQELEMLLGCSSSTEVRILPPRQARTRVAGRE, encoded by the exons ATGTCTg ATCCTACAAGTAATGTAACTTCTTCTTCCTGTAATGATCTTCATGTCTTTGCTATTACCTCTAAAGATAGTAATGATATTGTTGAGTCTTCAATTACTTCTACTGTTCTGATTGAACCACCTGATGCATCTAGTTCTATTCCacatgttgaacaacattctgtTCCTTCTCGTGTGCATCAACTACTTTTGGACTCCACACCTGGTGGTAGTGAATTGTGGACAAGGAATGTTGCATCTGAGTTTAAACCTTATATTGGCCAGTTGTTTGGGACGTTAGAAGAAGCTATTAGTTTTTATGATGTGTATGCAGAAGCATATGGTTTTGAACCTAGGAAGTCTTCTAAAAAAAGGTCTGTTTCTGGTGATGTGAAGTATAAATTTGTTGTTTGCAACCGTGAAGGTTTTAGAGATCGTAAGAGGAAGGCTACTGTTTTAGATAGTGGAAAGGAGCAGGCAACTCCCAGGCCTTTTGATATCAGGAACACTAAATTAACTAGGATTGGTTGTACTGCTATGATTGAGTTTCGCTATAATGGGGATGGTTATGTTGTTTTTCAGTTTCGTGAGTGGCATAATCACCGTCTTTGTTCACTTAGAAATCAACAGTTTCAAAAAAAACACAGGCACCTCCATCTTTACCATAAAAAGACAATTATTGATCATTCAAGGGTTAATCAAGGGCCAACAAGGGCATTTAGAAATGTCAAGGAATATGTAGATGGCTATGAGAATGTTAGAGCTCAACTGGTTGATTTTAAGAATTTTGGAAGGGATATCAAATGTTTCATAGGAGACCGGGATGCTCAACTGTTTGTTAACTATTTTGAGGATAAACGTGATACCACTGAAGGTTTTTACTTTGCTTATGAGGTGGATTTTGGTAAATGCTTGGTTCGTGCATTTTGGTGTGATGCAGAGTCTCGTAGAAACTATGCTTTGTTTGGTGATTACATCACTTACGATCCAACTTACAGTACGAATAAGTATTGTATGCTTTTCACTCCTTTTACTGGCGTAGACCACCACAAAAGATCAGTTACTTTTGCTTCTGTGTTGCTATTTCACGAGGATGAAGATTCGTTCAAGTGGGTCTTTCAAAAGTTCCTTGATGCTATGGGACAGCGAGAGCCACACTGTATAATAACTGATCAGTGTCTTGGAATAAAGCGGGTTTGCGTCTTTGTCTTCAAACATGCTAAGcgcagatattgcatgtggcatatcatgcaaaAGCTTACTGATAAGGTTGGGCCTGCAATTTCGAGAGAGATTGATTTTGTCAGCCATTGGAATGCTATTGTTTGGGATGCTGAGTTAGAACCTCTTGAATTTGAAGAAAAGTGGTGTCAGTTGGtcaatgagcataatcttgacgGTAATTCCTGGTTGTCAACCATGTTTAGAAAAAGGGGGAAATGGATCCCAACTTATTTTCGTGATGTTCCTATGGGTTGTCTATTACGAACAACTCAACGTTCTGAGAGTCAGAATAATTTTTTCAAGCGTTTTGAAAATGCACATGGTACACATGTTGAATTCTTGATTCGGTTTCAAAGTGCCATTGATGTACAgcgccatactcaaaaacaacttGATAGAGACGATGATTGTACTCTTCCACAATTAGCGACTTCGCTTAAGTTGGAAGCTCATGCTTCCAAGGTTTATACAAATGCTGCTTTCTCAGATTTTCAAGTAGAAGCTTCTGCTTCTATTTGTTCCCTTAGTGTTGGTGGCTTCACACCACCTGCAAACGGTGTagaattaattggtattgttgatgcCAGAACGCAGAAGACCTACCAAGTCGTCTACAATTCTCTAACGAATGACGCTGAATGTTCTTGCAAGTTGTTCAACAGGAAGGGTATTATTTGTAGACACATTATCTGGGTTTACCCTGGAAAACAAGTCCACACTTTGCCCGATAAATACATTCTTATGCGGTGGACCAAGAATGCACATAAGATCTCTCTTTATGGTCCACATGGTGAGTTAATTGAGGATTTTGATGCCACTGATTTACGAAAGATGGAAATGTGCAAGTTATG GGTGAAACTCAATCCGCAATCAGAGTCAATGACCAAAGAGCAGGAGTTGGAGATGCTTCTTGGGTGTAGTTCCTCAACTGAGGTGAGGATTCTACCACCTCGTCAGGCAAGAACAAGGGTAGCGGGAAGAGAATGA